CTTTTGCGTGAAGGGGCTGTCTCAGCGGTACTCCCAGGTAATCGTGGGTCTCGCTGAATTGTTTTGCGCTCTGCTTAGCAGCTTGGCCAGTGTGTACTAGCTGTAGCAACTGCTGTGTGGAAATCACATGTGCTTGTTACGAACAGCCTAGCTATTCAGCATCATGGGCAGTTCTCTGAGCATCTTTAGATAGGCTTTAAAGcagcaagattttaaaaaagaaaacaaagcactgtgtattttttctgttttttgaatttttaggGGCCACCTTAAAATTTTCCTAGGGCACAATGGGGGTTGAAAGCATTCTTTCTTTAGGAACTTGTATTTTCATGACTTTGGGAGATGGGTCATTTAGAACACCACCAGGTTACGTAAAACTGTTCTGTCTcagcaaataatattttgtggAAAGGACGCATGCTATTCTTTAGAAATGTAGCATGTGGGAGACTAGGGAGAGTTCTTGGCAGAATCTTTTGAATAAAGCAGTGTGATAGAACAGCTAGGGAATCTATTGCATGCTAATAAAGTTCCTTCTTCAGTGTGAAAATTGAGTGCTTTGTGAATGGCagtgggtctttttttttttttaccttttgaCATTCTAACTTGACCCATAATGAGACATACACCAGCATGTCTTTTCAGTCCTTTCCAAAGAGTTGCCAAAACTAAAGAGATTTTTTGAGAATAAGCTATGACCCAGCAAGGTTAGCTAtaaggtttgtttgtttttctctctcctgctggtTCCTACTATTCTCTTACTCCCACATCCTATCCGACCcttgttttcaaatgcattcttcagccttctccttccctacCTTCTGCATCctgtgttctgttttctggCTTCCTTCTCTTGTCTCATAGCTTTTCATTCCAGTTCCTGTTCTTTCTGGTCCCCAAGGAATGAGGAGTGAAACATTAATAGTTGCTGGAGAAATTAATAAGGCTGTTGTTATTAGTTTAGCGTTCAGATGAGGGCTCAGAGAGACGCCCTCTGTGTAGGGCGTTGCACCCTGGAGCTGTTTGCTCCGCTTCATTGCGGGGGCAGCAGAGAGGAGTGTATACCTATGCTTCACTTACTATTATTTACAGCCCAACATTTTAGATAAAACTACTGATAAAAGGTCCTTTGCTAAGATTTGGATGTTCCAATTACTGCAAGTTAGTTGACAGGTGGTAACTTGCTCTGCTACAGTCACTTCATTTGTACCTTGGctacaaagaaatgcaaatgtttttgaCATACAGTGAGCAAAGCAAGTAGATTTGATTCATCACATGTAGCTTGATATGGGAGTTGCAGGTACTTTGACATTGGTTTGAAAAACATGTCAATTTACAGTACATGCAACATGCATGCCTGTGTCTTCTTTTCTAAATCACGTTGCTCCTTTTAGAATAAAACTCTTAAATTAGTGGGAGATATATCCTTGTGTTATATGTACCTTTTTGTCAGTTGAAGATCACCATCTTCATAAATCTGTGCTTACACATGTGCAAGCACTTCCTGTGCTGATGTCAATGTATTCCGAATATGAAGCACagatataaaatacttaaaagcatACTTTACTGCTCCATTGAAATGTTGTGTGGATAagcctggaaaataaaagtcaaaattatttttctgaagatatGCCTAATTTGTGTATCATGAGTTGTccaaaaatacagctttatatAGGATATGAATTAGAACATTTTCCAGCTGAGGTTAGCTGTAGCTAAAGGTTTGATTAGTCTGATCCTTGTAGTCACCAAAATCTACTGTTGTAAATGGAAGTGGGGAATAAATAAATCTGggaaaataaaccttttaatATAATAGTTGCTGGCAAACTTCTCTTCCTGCTAATTTCTTCTGCCGGTAATGCCCTGGTGGTTATCAATTAAGTGCTATTGTGCTGTTCTTCTGTCCAGATGACTTATTTATGGCCAGGATCGATACATTTATGTAGGGCTGTAGGCAgtaattagttttgttttttaaatcttatttaaCACATATTTGAGTGTATAATGTGTTGGTGAGGAATCCACCTTGTAAAACAAGTTTGATGTAAATTAATTGATAAGTAGATATTTCTGTCCTTTTGGGATATAGTATACTTTCACCAACATCCTAACTGAGAagtaaaagtgaagaaaataaaaactttgttatctatctatatatatatatacctataaAATTCCACTGTTTTTTTGGAGTTCTGGTGTTTTCTATAGTTTTCAACTAacttttgtaatttaaaatatttgggaagGAAATGTAATTGTAGGAGGTATTTATCTGTTGCAAGACTACTTAGGACATtaacgcaaaaaaaaaaaatcttcctaaatGAAAGTGACTTAAAACTGGAGAAATAAACAGCAACTATGTATATTTTCTAGCGTAATGCATGTGTTCTAACTTGTTTCAGGTTGAAGAAACTTCTCGAGCAGGAGAAGATCTATCAAGCCCGCAAGGAGAAAGAACATACAAAGAGACTCAATAAACTAAGAGAAGAACTAGTCAAGCTCAAATCATTTGCACTCATGCTGGTGGATGAAAGACAAATGCATATTGAACAACTTGGACAACAAAGCCAGAAAATACAAGATCTAAATCAAAAactaaaggaagaagaagaaaaacttaaaattattagtgcaaaaacaaaagaagatgGACAAAAACTGATGAAGTTGGAAACAGAACTTGAACACAGGACACTATCATTTTCTCAAGAACATGAGGAGATGACTGCTAAACTGGTTAATCAGGAGTCACACAATAGACAGCTGAGGCTTAAGCTAGTTGGATTGACCCGTCGAATAGAGGAACTAGAAGAAACtaacaaaaatcttcaaaaagcTGAGGAGGAACTTCAGGAACTAAGAGATAAAATAGCAAAAGGGGAATGTGGGAACTCTAGCTTAATGGCAGAAGTGGAAAACCTCCGCAAACGTGTGCttgaaatggaaggaaaagatgaagagaTCACAAAAACTGAATCTCAGTGTAAAGAGCTGAAGAATAAGCTGCAAGAGGAAGAGCACCATAGCAAAGAGCTGAAACTTGAAGTGGAAAAATTGCAGAAAAGAATGTCAGAACTAGAGAAACTGGAAGAGGCTTTTACTAAAAGTAAGTCTGAATGCACCCAGCTACACTTaaacttggaaaaagaaaagaatttaactAAAGATTTGATAAATGAGTTGGAAGTGGTGAAGACTCGAGTAAAAGACCTTGAGTCATCAGAAAGCAAGTTGGAAAAGGCTGAAATAAGCTTAAAAGATGACCTTACAAAGCTGAAGTCATTTACTGTAATGTTGGTTGATGAACGAAAAAatatgatggaaaaaataaaacaggaagaaaaaaaggttgagagtttaaacaagaattttaaagtggaacaagggaaagTTATGGATGTTACTGAGAAACTGatagaagaaagcaagaagtttttgaaactgaaatctgaaatggaggaaaaagtGTCTAGTTTaacaaaggaaagagatgaattaatcagcaaactgaaaagtgaagaagaaaaatcctctgAACTAAGCTGTAGAGTTGatctgttaaagaaaagaattgatGGTATGGAGGaagtagaaagagaaataacaagAGGTCGAGCCAGAAAAGGACCGGAGCATGCTTGTCACGAGGACAATAAGATTAAAGAACTTACCattgaaatagaaaaactgaaaaaacgTCTCAAGCAATTGGAAGTGGTTGAAGGAGATTTGATGAAGACAGAAGATGAATATGATCAGCTAGAGCAGAAATTTAGAACTGAGCAGGACAAAGCTAACTTTCTCTCTCAACAGCTGGAGGAGATGAAACTCCAGATTGCCAAAAACAAAGCCATAGAAAAAGGTGAAGCAGTGAGCCAGGAAGCAGAGTTGAGGCACAGATTTCGTCTGGAAGAGGCTAAAAGCAGAGACTTGCAAGCAGAAGTTCAAGCTCTTAAGGAGAAAATCCATGAGCTGATGAACAAAGAAGACCAGCTTTCCCAACTCCAAGTTGATTATTCAGTTCTTCAACAAAGATttatggaagaagaaaataaaaacaaaagcatgggGCAGGAAGTTCTGAACTTAACAAGAGAGTTAGAACTTTCTAAGCGTTACAGTCGTGCTCTGAGGCCCAGCATAAATGGACGGAGAATGGTAGATATTCCTGTGACATCCACTGGTGTGCAAACAGATGCTGTAAGcagtgaagcagcagaagaagaAACTCCAGCTGTATTTATAAGGAAATCCTTCCAGGAGGAGAACCACATCATGAGCAATCTGCGACAAGTAGGTCTGAAAAAACCCATGGAACGTTCTTCGGTGCTTGAGAGATATCCTCCAGCAGCAAATGAACTTGCAATGAGGAAATCTTGGATACCATGGATGAGAAAGAGGGAAACTGGGGCTCAAGTAACTCCTGATAAAGGACCCCGAACCCATGGTAGTGCCGGGCATCCTGGGGAGGTTGTCCTATCACCAAAGCAAGGTCAACCTCTTCATATTCGAGTGACACCAGATCATGAGAATAGCACAGCTACTTTGGAGATAACCAG
The sequence above is a segment of the Rhea pennata isolate bPtePen1 chromosome 3, bPtePen1.pri, whole genome shotgun sequence genome. Coding sequences within it:
- the FILIP1 gene encoding filamin-A-interacting protein 1 isoform X3; this translates as MRSRNQGGESSSNGHFSSSKPVISHAENEKLQEDAKKKNKPHRKEDEVMVSATVKRHSKSPGPSERKNKKSIEFSKEDLIKLLSIMEGELQAREDVIHMLKTEKTKPEVLEAHYGSAAPENVLRVLHRDAILAQEKSIGEDVYEKPISELDRLEEKQKETYRRMLEQLLLAEKCHRRTVYELENEKHKHTDYMNKSDDFTNLLEQERERLKKLLEQEKIYQARKEKEHTKRLNKLREELVKLKSFALMLVDERQMHIEQLGQQSQKIQDLNQKLKEEEEKLKIISAKTKEDGQKLMKLETELEHRTLSFSQEHEEMTAKLVNQESHNRQLRLKLVGLTRRIEELEETNKNLQKAEEELQELRDKIAKGECGNSSLMAEVENLRKRVLEMEGKDEEITKTESQCKELKNKLQEEEHHSKELKLEVEKLQKRMSELEKLEEAFTKSKSECTQLHLNLEKEKNLTKDLINELEVVKTRVKDLESSESKLEKAEISLKDDLTKLKSFTVMLVDERKNMMEKIKQEEKKVESLNKNFKVEQGKVMDVTEKLIEESKKFLKLKSEMEEKVSSLTKERDELISKLKSEEEKSSELSCRVDLLKKRIDGMEEVEREITRGRARKGPEHACHEDNKIKELTIEIEKLKKRLKQLEVVEGDLMKTEDEYDQLEQKFRTEQDKANFLSQQLEEMKLQIAKNKAIEKGEAVSQEAELRHRFRLEEAKSRDLQAEVQALKEKIHELMNKEDQLSQLQVDYSVLQQRFMEEENKNKSMGQEVLNLTRELELSKRYSRALRPSINGRRMVDIPVTSTGVQTDAVSSEAAEEETPAVFIRKSFQEENHIMSNLRQVGLKKPMERSSVLERYPPAANELAMRKSWIPWMRKRETGAQVTPDKGPRTHGSAGHPGEVVLSPKQGQPLHIRVTPDHENSTATLEITSPTSEEFFSSTTVIPTLGNQKPRITIIPSPNVMSPKGKGSESPMGSDRSMSPVTITTFSREKSPDGGRAPFLDRPASPIQIMTVSTSAAPAEISVSPQSQDMTMGRAVFKVTPEKQTVPTPVRKYNANANIITTEDNKIHIHLGSQFKRSPNAASDGASPVITVRPVNIAAEKEVVTGTVLRSPRNNLSPRPGASKVTSTITITPVTTSSTRGTQSVRVSSFISYA
- the FILIP1 gene encoding filamin-A-interacting protein 1 isoform X1, whose protein sequence is MRSRNQGGESSSNGHFSSSKPVISHAENEKLQEDAKKKNKPHRKEDEVMVSATVKRHSKSPGPSERKNKKSIEFSKEDLIKLLSIMEGELQAREDVIHMLKTEKTKPEVLEAHYGSAAPENVLRVLHRDAILAQEKSIGEDVYEKPISELDRLEEKQKETYRRMLEQLLLAEKCHRRTVYELENEKHKHTDYMNKSDDFTNLLEQERERLKKLLEQEKIYQARKEKEHTKRLNKLREELVKLKSFALMLVDERQMHIEQLGQQSQKIQDLNQKLKEEEEKLKIISAKTKEDGQKLMKLETELEHRTLSFSQEHEEMTAKLVNQESHNRQLRLKLVGLTRRIEELEETNKNLQKAEEELQELRDKIAKGECGNSSLMAEVENLRKRVLEMEGKDEEITKTESQCKELKNKLQEEEHHSKELKLEVEKLQKRMSELEKLEEAFTKSKSECTQLHLNLEKEKNLTKDLINELEVVKTRVKDLESSESKLEKAEISLKDDLTKLKSFTVMLVDERKNMMEKIKQEEKKVESLNKNFKVEQGKVMDVTEKLIEESKKFLKLKSEMEEKVSSLTKERDELISKLKSEEEKSSELSCRVDLLKKRIDGMEEVEREITRGRARKGPEHACHEDNKIKELTIEIEKLKKRLKQLEVVEGDLMKTEDEYDQLEQKFRTEQDKANFLSQQLEEMKLQIAKNKAIEKGEAVSQEAELRHRFRLEEAKSRDLQAEVQALKEKIHELMNKEDQLSQLQVDYSVLQQRFMEEENKNKSMGQEVLNLTRELELSKRYSRALRPSINGRRMVDIPVTSTGVQTDAVSSEAAEEETPAVFIRKSFQEENHIMSNLRQVGLKKPMERSSVLERYPPAANELAMRKSWIPWMRKRETGAQVTPDKGPRTHGSAGHPGEVVLSPKQGQPLHIRVTPDHENSTATLEITSPTSEEFFSSTTVIPTLGNQKPRITIIPSPNVMSPKGKGSESPMGSDRSMSPVTITTFSREKSPDGGRAPFLDRPASPIQIMTVSTSAAPAEISVSPQSQDMTMGRAVFKVTPEKQTVPTPVRKYNANANIITTEDNKIHIHLGSQFKRSPNAASDGASPVITVRPVNIAAEKEVVTGTVLRSPRNNLSPRPGASKVTSTITITPVTTSSTRGTQSVTGQDGSSPRPTPTRIPVSKGMKAGKPVVAAPGAGNVTKFEPRAETQSMKIELKKSSASSSASLGGGKG
- the FILIP1 gene encoding filamin-A-interacting protein 1 isoform X2, with product MRSRNQGGESSSNGHFSSSKPVISHAENEKLQEDAKKKNKPHRKEDEVMVSATVKRHSKSPGPSERKNKKSIEFSKEDLIKLLSIMEGELQAREDVIHMLKTEKTKPEVLEAHYGSAAPENVLRVLHRDAILAQEKSIGEDVYEKPISELDRLEEKQKETYRRMLEQLLLAEKCHRRTVYELENEKHKHTDYMNKSDDFTNLLEQERERLKKLLEQEKIYQARKEKEHTKRLNKLREELVKLKSFALMLVDERQMHIEQLGQQSQKIQDLNQKLKEEEEKLKIISAKTKEDGQKLMKLETELEHRTLSFSQEHEEMTAKLVNQESHNRQLRLKLVGLTRRIEELEETNKNLQKAEEELQELRDKIAKGECGNSSLMAEVENLRKRVLEMEGKDEEITKTESQCKELKNKLQEEEHHSKELKLEVEKLQKRMSELEKLEEAFTKSKSECTQLHLNLEKEKNLTKDLINELEVVKTRVKDLESSESKLEKAEISLKDDLTKLKSFTVMLVDERKNMMEKIKQEEKKVESLNKNFKVEQGKVMDVTEKLIEESKKFLKLKSEMEEKVSSLTKERDELISKLKSEEEKSSELSCRVDLLKKRIDGMEEVEREITRGRARKGPEHACHEDNKIKELTIEIEKLKKRLKQLEVVEGDLMKTEDEYDQLEQKFRTEQDKANFLSQQLEEMKLQIAKNKAIEKGEAVSQEAELRHRFRLEEAKSRDLQAEVQALKEKIHELMNKEDQLSQLQVDYSVLQQRFMEEENKNKSMGQEVLNLTRELELSKRYSRALRPSINGRRMVDIPVTSTGVQTDAVSSEAAEEETPAVFIRKSFQEENHIMSNLRQVGLKKPMERSSVLERYPPAANELAMRKSWIPWMRKRETGAQVTPDKGPRTHGSAGHPGEVVLSPKQGQPLHIRVTPDHENSTATLEITSPTSEEFFSSTTVIPTLGNQKPRITIIPSPNVMSPKGKGSESPMGSDRSMSPVTITTFSREKSPDGGRAPFLDRPASPIQIMTVSTSAAPAEISVSPQSQDMTMGRAVFKVTPEKQTVPTPVRKYNANANIITTEDNKIHIHLGSQFKRSPNAASDGASPVITVRPVNIAAEKEVVTGTVLRSPRNNLSPRPGASKVTSTITITPVTTSSTRGTQSVTGQDGSSPRPTPTRIPVSKESVIIHQLRMNSR